ATTTTTTTATTTAGTAGCTTTTCCGGCTGATTTGATGGCTTTCTCAACCATTCTCCAGTCATAAAAGTGAAAGACTCTGCCATTACTCATGGCAACAAAAACGCCTTTGGGAAATTTTGAACCCAAATTAACATTCGTCACCTCAGAACCATCACTTTCCAGGGTAGAAACCGGAATTTCTGCAATTCTTCCTTTTGACTGATCCTCTCTTAAATAAACATTGAAGGTATCATTCTGCTGATTGGAAACCAGGATATATCCTTTCCCTTTAGAAGTAGGGTAGATGGAAATTCCTTCCACATCAGATTTAAAATCCCCTTTCCCGAAAACGGATAATTCCTCATTGCCTTTCTCCGGATCTGCATAATATTTGTGAACCCCGAACTGCTCATCAGAATAATAAATATAGCCCATTTCGTCATCTACTGCAATACTTTCAATCTCCTTCAGACCACTGTATTTTCCAAATTTACGAACCACCTCACCGGTAACAGATCTATTCTTTTCAGTCAGCTTGTACTGCCAAAGGTAGCCGTCACTTGGTCCTGATTTTCTTCCGGCAATGACAAATATTTCTCCTGTTGCCGGATTTTTATACATGGAAACTCCCATCGGTCCACGTTCTGATTCTCCGTCAAATACAGAAATCTCTCCAGTTTCTCTCAATTCTGGAAGTGTATAAAGTTTTACTTTGTTGGTTTCTCTTTCCGTTACTGCTGCGATATCTGTTTTTTTACCATTGAGC
This region of Chryseobacterium culicis genomic DNA includes:
- a CDS encoding phytase, coding for MKNIHYIVALSVLPLVINCTGQKEVTEKLKPTVITETVIHDTDDPAIWINPQDASKSIIIGTDKDTDGGLYAFDLNGKIINKVLGLKRPNNVDIEYGFMLNGKKTDIAAVTERETNKVKLYTLPELRETGEISVFDGESERGPMGVSMYKNPATGEIFVIAGRKSGPSDGYLWQYKLTEKNRSVTGEVVRKFGKYSGLKEIESIAVDDEMGYIYYSDEQFGVHKYYADPEKGNEELSVFGKGDFKSDVEGISIYPTSKGKGYILVSNQQNDTFNVYLREDQSKGRIAEIPVSTLESDGSEVTNVNLGSKFPKGVFVAMSNGRVFHFYDWRMVEKAIKSAGKATK